From Chryseobacterium gallinarum, one genomic window encodes:
- a CDS encoding DUF2490 domain-containing protein, with protein MMSGIKKVLILLSITGCLGSLVKAQISPPGLGDASTAFWSAFGVKRQLDSLGKKQALSYIAIGRKSSPDNDNLFSKQAIFVLNHEVYHSFAPHQQYSYAISYRRQPQYESSAPYNKESTEQEFRVYGRYAYTFDLGRKWKLKNTVRQEFRKFFDADFHQVEEDFQFRTRIKSQITYNVSPVNNQKLALSAEALFSISHLNEPDSQWTAFGYREMRIAAYYMFTIPNSPFTVDIGYMDDLIRDSKSIHKGGVHYLAADLIWNIPYKKQ; from the coding sequence ATGATGTCTGGTATTAAAAAAGTCCTTATCCTATTAAGTATAACAGGGTGTTTGGGGAGTCTTGTAAAAGCACAGATCAGCCCGCCTGGTCTGGGAGATGCCAGCACCGCATTCTGGTCGGCTTTTGGAGTGAAGCGCCAGCTGGATTCCCTGGGAAAAAAGCAAGCATTAAGCTATATTGCCATTGGCCGTAAAAGCAGCCCGGATAATGATAATTTATTTTCAAAACAGGCAATCTTTGTTCTCAACCACGAAGTTTACCATTCCTTCGCACCTCATCAGCAATACAGCTATGCAATCAGTTACCGGAGACAGCCACAATACGAAAGTTCAGCGCCCTACAATAAAGAAAGTACGGAACAGGAGTTCAGGGTTTATGGCAGGTATGCCTATACTTTTGATCTTGGAAGAAAATGGAAATTAAAAAATACGGTACGTCAGGAGTTCAGGAAGTTTTTTGATGCGGATTTCCACCAGGTTGAGGAAGATTTCCAATTCAGGACCCGCATTAAAAGTCAGATTACCTACAATGTATCGCCTGTTAATAATCAGAAGCTGGCATTAAGTGCTGAAGCATTATTTTCCATCAGCCACCTTAACGAACCTGATTCTCAATGGACTGCTTTCGGTTACCGTGAAATGCGTATTGCTGCTTATTATATGTTTACTATTCCCAATTCTCCTTTCACTGTAGATATAGGATATATGGATGATCTTATCCGGGATAGCAAAAGTATTCATAAGGGAGGAGTACACTATCTGGCGGCAGATTTGATCTGGAATATTCCTTACAAAAAACAATAG
- a CDS encoding efflux RND transporter periplasmic adaptor subunit, producing the protein MKRVVSSIALSILLLAVGCNKKKEEKEEASVYPVTSPVIMDTVIHKEFVAQIQSVKNIEVRAQEKGFLEKIFVDEGQYVTAGQTLFRIMPKLYQAELLKAKAEVEQASIELKNASTLAGNNIVSKNEKAMAKAKLDAANAEMKLAQIHLSFTDIKAPFSGIINRIPLKLGSLVDEGDLLTSLSDNTSIYTYFNVSEPEYLSYQTHAADRGSNEVSLITANGETYSQKGIIQTIEGEFDNETGNIAFRAKFPNPDKLLRNGETGKVQMAMPVHNALIIPQKATYEIQDQKYVFVIDKNGTAKSRNIKIAYELPDLYVVGSGLSKGDRILLEGVQKVKDDQKIKTKFQDPEKVLQSLKLKAE; encoded by the coding sequence ATGAAAAGAGTTGTCTCAAGCATTGCATTAAGCATCCTGTTATTGGCTGTTGGATGTAACAAGAAAAAAGAGGAGAAAGAAGAAGCCTCGGTTTATCCCGTAACATCACCTGTAATAATGGACACAGTAATTCATAAAGAATTCGTGGCCCAAATCCAGTCGGTGAAGAATATTGAAGTCCGTGCCCAGGAAAAAGGATTCCTGGAAAAAATCTTTGTAGATGAAGGACAATATGTGACTGCAGGGCAGACCTTATTCCGGATTATGCCCAAGCTGTACCAGGCAGAGCTATTAAAAGCAAAAGCTGAAGTAGAGCAGGCTTCCATTGAACTGAAAAATGCAAGTACATTGGCCGGTAATAATATCGTGTCTAAAAATGAAAAGGCAATGGCGAAAGCCAAATTAGACGCCGCGAATGCAGAAATGAAACTGGCTCAGATTCACTTGTCGTTTACAGATATCAAAGCTCCGTTTTCAGGAATTATCAATAGAATTCCTTTGAAACTGGGAAGCCTGGTAGATGAGGGAGATCTGCTTACTTCTCTTTCTGACAATACCAGTATTTACACTTATTTCAATGTCTCGGAACCGGAATATCTGAGCTACCAGACCCATGCTGCAGACAGAGGAAGTAATGAGGTGTCACTGATTACGGCCAATGGGGAAACCTATTCTCAAAAAGGAATCATTCAAACCATTGAAGGTGAATTTGATAATGAAACCGGGAATATTGCTTTCAGAGCCAAATTTCCTAATCCCGATAAACTTCTTAGAAATGGGGAAACAGGAAAAGTACAAATGGCAATGCCGGTTCATAATGCCCTCATTATTCCGCAAAAAGCTACGTACGAAATCCAGGATCAGAAATATGTATTTGTTATAGACAAAAACGGAACAGCAAAATCCAGAAATATTAAAATTGCCTATGAGCTTCCCGACCTGTATGTGGTTGGGTCAGGACTTTCGAAAGGAGACCGGATTCTTTTGGAAGGAGTTCAGAAAGTAAAAGACGATCAAAAAATAAAAACAAAGTTTCAGGATCCTGAAAAGGTTCTTCAATCATTGAAATTAAAAGCAGAGTAG
- a CDS encoding efflux RND transporter permease subunit: MFKKFIRRPVLSIVISLIIVFLGVLSLVKLPVTQFPSISPPKVNITAEYPGANNELLIKSVVIPLERGLNGVPGMKYMTSDAGNDGEASIQIVFDLGTDPNVAAVNVQNRVSSVVNKLPPLVVREGVKITREEPNMLMYINLYSDDPKADQKFLFNYADINVMSELRRVSGVGFADILGTREYAMRIWLKPDRLTAYNISADEVMESLNEQSLEASPGKTGESSGKRSQSFEYVLKYPGRFNNEKDYGNIILKAKPDGESVRLKDVADIEFGSSMYDIYSTLNGKPSAAITVKQSYGSNASDVIKNVKALMKDLEKNNFPKGMHYDISYDVSRFLDASMEKVIHTLFEAFVLVAIVVFLFLGDWRSTLIPALAVPVSLVGTFAVMSAFGITLNMISLFALVMAIGVVVDDAIVVIEAVHAKMEEKHLSPLKATEEAMHEISGAIIAITLVMASVFIPIAFMSGPVGVFYRQFSITMASSIILSGVVALTLTPALCALILKNNHGKPKKKTPVTLFLDKFNNLFTKGAGRYEKLLNKTVTKKTITLPLLLAFCACTFFLSNSLPSGFIPAEDQGMIYAIIQTPPGSTLERTNQIARELLRESEDIDGVQSVSSLAGYEILTEGTGSNSGTCLINLKSWEDRKESAAEIIEKLEEKAKNIPGANIEFFQPPSVPGYGAAGGFELRLLDKAGSGDYHKMEQVSNDFVKELKKRPELGSAFTFYSASFPQYMLKIDNDLAEQKGVTIEKAMDNLSTLIGSNYETSFIRFDRPYKVIVQAGPQYRALPSDLLKLYVKNDKDQMVPYSDFMRLEKVYGLSEITRHNMYNSAEVSGTPAPGYSSGQAIKAIQEVADKTLPRGFGIDWAGISKDEVSRGNEAVFIFLVCLGFVYLILSAQYESFILPLPVILSLPVGIFGAFLCLKLLGLENNIYAQVAMVMLIGLLGKNAVLIVEFAVQKKAEEGIPVAKAAIEGAAIRFRPILMTSFAFIAGLIPLVIATGPGAVGNRTIGTAAAGGMLIGTIFGLMIIPGLYYIFGTIADKSRLARYEEENPLTEQTEPYEHDGKFED, encoded by the coding sequence ATGTTTAAGAAATTCATTCGCAGACCTGTTCTGTCTATTGTAATCTCATTGATTATTGTATTTTTAGGAGTTTTGTCGCTAGTTAAATTACCGGTGACTCAATTCCCGTCCATTTCTCCGCCTAAAGTAAATATTACGGCAGAATATCCCGGGGCAAACAATGAGCTTTTGATTAAATCCGTTGTTATTCCATTGGAGAGGGGGCTGAACGGGGTGCCGGGTATGAAATATATGACTTCGGATGCCGGAAATGATGGTGAAGCGTCTATTCAGATTGTATTTGACTTGGGAACCGACCCCAATGTAGCTGCAGTAAATGTGCAGAACCGGGTATCTTCAGTCGTGAATAAACTACCTCCCCTGGTAGTACGGGAAGGGGTAAAGATTACCCGTGAAGAACCCAATATGTTGATGTACATTAACCTGTACAGTGATGATCCTAAAGCCGATCAGAAGTTCCTTTTCAACTACGCGGATATTAATGTGATGTCCGAATTGCGAAGGGTGAGTGGTGTAGGCTTTGCCGATATCCTGGGTACGCGGGAATATGCCATGCGGATCTGGCTTAAGCCGGATAGACTTACGGCTTATAATATTTCAGCTGATGAAGTCATGGAATCCCTGAATGAGCAGAGTTTGGAAGCATCTCCCGGTAAAACAGGTGAGAGTTCCGGAAAACGTTCACAGTCTTTCGAATATGTATTAAAATATCCGGGACGTTTCAATAATGAAAAAGATTACGGAAATATTATCCTGAAGGCAAAGCCGGATGGAGAATCTGTGAGGCTGAAAGATGTGGCTGATATAGAATTCGGAAGTTCCATGTATGATATTTATTCCACATTGAACGGAAAGCCTTCCGCTGCGATAACAGTAAAACAGTCATACGGATCTAATGCAAGTGATGTTATCAAAAATGTGAAAGCATTGATGAAGGATCTTGAAAAAAATAATTTCCCGAAAGGAATGCATTACGATATCAGCTATGACGTTTCAAGATTCCTGGATGCTTCCATGGAAAAAGTAATACATACTTTGTTTGAGGCCTTCGTTTTAGTTGCAATAGTGGTGTTCCTGTTCCTGGGAGACTGGCGTTCCACTTTAATTCCTGCCTTGGCGGTTCCGGTTTCACTAGTGGGTACATTTGCTGTAATGTCAGCCTTTGGAATTACCCTGAATATGATTTCCCTCTTTGCTTTGGTAATGGCGATCGGGGTTGTGGTAGATGATGCGATTGTAGTCATTGAAGCCGTTCATGCCAAAATGGAAGAAAAGCATCTTTCACCATTGAAAGCAACGGAAGAAGCAATGCATGAGATCAGCGGGGCTATTATCGCTATTACACTGGTCATGGCATCCGTATTTATTCCGATTGCATTTATGTCTGGTCCTGTTGGTGTGTTTTACCGTCAGTTCTCTATTACAATGGCTTCATCCATTATTTTATCAGGAGTAGTGGCACTTACATTGACACCGGCATTATGTGCCTTGATCTTGAAAAACAATCATGGTAAACCTAAAAAGAAAACTCCGGTTACCCTCTTCCTTGATAAATTCAATAACCTGTTTACAAAAGGAGCTGGCAGATACGAAAAATTGCTGAATAAAACAGTGACGAAAAAAACAATAACATTACCGTTATTGCTGGCATTTTGTGCCTGTACATTCTTTCTGAGTAATTCCCTGCCTTCAGGATTTATTCCGGCAGAAGACCAGGGAATGATTTATGCAATTATCCAGACACCACCGGGATCTACATTGGAAAGAACAAACCAGATCGCCAGGGAACTTTTAAGAGAGTCTGAAGATATTGACGGTGTACAGTCTGTTTCTTCACTGGCAGGATACGAGATTCTGACCGAAGGTACCGGATCCAACTCCGGAACCTGTCTGATCAACCTTAAGAGCTGGGAAGACCGCAAGGAATCTGCTGCGGAAATTATTGAAAAACTGGAAGAAAAGGCTAAAAATATTCCGGGAGCAAATATTGAATTCTTCCAGCCTCCTTCCGTACCGGGATATGGTGCTGCCGGAGGTTTTGAGCTTCGCCTGCTGGATAAAGCCGGAAGCGGGGATTACCATAAAATGGAGCAGGTAAGCAACGACTTTGTGAAGGAGCTGAAAAAACGTCCGGAACTGGGATCGGCATTTACGTTTTATTCTGCAAGTTTCCCACAATATATGCTTAAAATAGATAACGATCTTGCAGAGCAGAAAGGAGTAACAATTGAAAAGGCAATGGATAACCTGTCTACCCTCATTGGTTCCAATTATGAAACGAGTTTTATCCGTTTCGACAGACCCTATAAAGTGATTGTTCAGGCAGGCCCTCAATACCGCGCCTTACCATCTGACCTGTTGAAATTATATGTGAAAAATGATAAAGACCAGATGGTTCCGTATTCAGATTTTATGAGATTGGAAAAGGTATACGGATTATCGGAAATTACCAGACACAATATGTATAACTCTGCAGAGGTGAGCGGAACTCCGGCACCGGGATACAGTAGCGGTCAGGCTATCAAGGCTATCCAGGAAGTTGCAGATAAAACACTTCCGAGAGGTTTTGGTATCGACTGGGCCGGGATTTCCAAAGATGAAGTAAGCCGTGGAAATGAAGCGGTTTTTATCTTCCTGGTGTGTCTGGGTTTTGTCTATCTGATCCTTTCTGCCCAATATGAGAGCTTTATTCTTCCGTTGCCGGTTATTTTATCTCTTCCGGTAGGTATTTTCGGGGCGTTTTTATGTTTAAAACTTTTAGGATTGGAGAATAACATCTATGCACAGGTAGCAATGGTGATGCTGATCGGTCTCTTAGGTAAAAATGCCGTATTGATTGTAGAGTTTGCCGTTCAGAAAAAAGCTGAAGAAGGAATACCGGTAGCAAAAGCCGCTATTGAAGGAGCTGCTATCCGTTTCCGTCCGATTCTGATGACCTCATTTGCTTTTATTGCGGGACTGATTCCGCTGGTTATTGCAACAGGCCCGGGAGCTGTCGGTAACAGGACAATTGGTACTGCGGCGGCAGGAGGGATGCTGATAGGAACCATTTTCGGGTTGATGATTATCCCCGGATTGTACTACATCTTCGGAACGATTGCCGATAAGTCCAGATTGGCAAGATATGAAGAAGAGAATCCTTTAACAGAACAAACAGAACCTTATGAACACGATGGAAAATTCGAAGACTAG
- a CDS encoding TolC family protein, producing MNTMENSKTRNIITAIALSLVLASCKAPMATVIKDEVKENIPQNFNQEEQADENNNSGTTPWRQFFTDPNLVSLIEIALKNNQELLITLQEIEIAKSGVLAKKGKLSPSVSAGIGAGLKKAGRYTSEGAGDASTEMEPGKKIPDPLGNFEAGLNTSWEIDIWKKLRTEKESAVAHYLSTVEGKNFVLSNLIEEVADHYYELLALDNQLDIIQQYIKLQQRALEISKIQKEAAAATELAVKKFEAELAKSKASEYTIRQEIVEKENEINALLGRYPQPIARTKESFISTIPQTIYTGIPSQLLANRPDIKRAELELKSSKLDVEAARKEFYPSLEISATLGLEAFKPSYLVKMPESIAYNMVGELAGPLINKSAIKANFQTADAKQIQALYEYDKTILNAYLDVANLMSKIKNIDQYYQLKSQETKALDQSIDIANQLFRNSRADYLEVLLNQRDALDAKMELIEAKQKQLSTVVDIYKSLGGGWK from the coding sequence ATGAACACGATGGAAAATTCGAAGACTAGAAATATAATAACCGCCATTGCCTTATCACTTGTTTTAGCAAGTTGTAAGGCGCCGATGGCGACCGTCATAAAAGACGAGGTAAAAGAAAATATACCTCAGAATTTCAATCAGGAAGAGCAGGCTGATGAGAATAACAACAGTGGGACTACTCCCTGGAGACAGTTTTTTACCGATCCTAATCTTGTAAGCCTTATTGAAATTGCCCTGAAAAACAACCAGGAGCTTTTGATTACTCTTCAGGAAATAGAAATTGCAAAAAGTGGCGTTTTAGCCAAAAAAGGAAAACTGAGCCCTAGTGTTTCTGCGGGAATCGGAGCCGGGCTAAAGAAAGCAGGACGCTATACCAGTGAAGGAGCAGGGGATGCCAGTACGGAAATGGAGCCGGGGAAAAAGATTCCGGATCCACTGGGAAATTTTGAAGCAGGCTTAAATACCAGCTGGGAAATTGATATCTGGAAAAAGCTAAGGACAGAAAAAGAATCCGCAGTAGCCCATTACCTTTCAACAGTAGAAGGGAAAAATTTTGTATTGTCTAACCTTATCGAAGAAGTTGCTGATCATTACTACGAACTGTTGGCGCTGGATAATCAGCTTGATATTATACAACAATACATCAAGCTCCAGCAAAGAGCCCTGGAAATATCAAAAATCCAGAAGGAAGCTGCAGCTGCAACAGAACTGGCTGTGAAAAAATTTGAAGCCGAGCTGGCCAAGTCAAAGGCTTCGGAATATACGATCCGCCAGGAAATTGTAGAAAAAGAGAATGAAATCAATGCATTGCTGGGAAGATATCCGCAGCCGATTGCCAGAACTAAGGAAAGTTTTATTTCAACAATCCCTCAGACAATATATACAGGGATCCCATCACAATTATTGGCTAACCGGCCGGATATCAAACGGGCAGAACTGGAACTGAAATCTTCAAAACTGGATGTGGAAGCTGCAAGAAAAGAGTTTTATCCTTCCCTTGAAATTTCAGCAACGTTGGGGTTGGAGGCTTTTAAGCCTTCATATCTCGTTAAAATGCCCGAATCTATTGCTTACAATATGGTTGGGGAATTAGCAGGGCCACTTATCAATAAAAGTGCAATAAAAGCTAACTTTCAAACAGCTGATGCCAAGCAAATTCAGGCGCTCTATGAGTATGATAAAACTATTTTGAATGCTTATCTGGATGTAGCTAACCTGATGTCGAAAATTAAAAATATAGATCAGTATTATCAATTGAAATCTCAGGAAACAAAAGCGCTGGATCAATCTATTGATATTGCCAACCAATTGTTCCGGAACTCCAGGGCGGATTATCTTGAAGTGCTTTTAAACCAAAGAGATGCACTGGATGCCAAAATGGAGCTGATAGAAGCTAAGCAGAAACAGCTGAGCACAGTAGTTGATATCTACAAAAGCTTAGGTGGTGGCTGGAAATAA
- a CDS encoding M20/M25/M40 family metallo-hydrolase yields the protein MKKILLVILGIIVILAAILLIKTYTYPFKKNMADAGEGWKPVKNDSAILRLSGGIKIPTVSTGSLGEFDYAPFARFKEYLKISYPLVYQHAENVEVNQYGLVFRLKGSNPALEPILFLAHMDVVPPGDADIKNKEDNIFKPDDTPLSPVTKVAEDWDYAPFSGAVANGRIYGRGAIDMKGMLFSLMESMNNLIRNKQIQQRDIYLAFGFDEEVGGQKGAMQIAGYFKKKGLKFDAVYDEGGLIMRKGNVAGIDSDVAVVGCAEKGFLSAKIKVKGLGGHSSMPPMESAIGKAAVIMKRLEDDQMKPMITPLIKEFFDNIGGAMPFTSRLAIANQWLLRPLLLSKLTKNNTTNALVRTTTALTMMKGSDGTNVLSPEVEFVVNFRLLPGNTVKDVREHIARATKGFDVEVEEIDNTREASGISPTHTKAFKMIEAGVKEIHPGAIVTPYLTMAGTDAGKYEIVSKNVYRFMPIKITSAEQQSIHSTNEYLSIENYMKMIHYFEYIMKNYDK from the coding sequence ATGAAAAAAATTCTCTTAGTCATTTTGGGGATTATTGTTATTCTTGCTGCAATATTGCTCATTAAAACCTATACTTATCCCTTTAAGAAGAATATGGCTGATGCAGGAGAAGGATGGAAGCCTGTAAAAAATGATTCTGCAATACTGCGGCTTTCGGGGGGAATAAAGATTCCTACAGTCTCTACAGGAAGTTTGGGAGAATTTGATTATGCACCTTTTGCCCGGTTTAAAGAATATTTAAAAATATCTTATCCATTGGTATATCAGCATGCGGAAAATGTAGAAGTAAATCAATATGGCCTGGTATTCAGGCTCAAAGGAAGTAATCCCGCACTTGAACCCATCTTGTTTCTTGCGCACATGGATGTGGTTCCTCCCGGTGATGCCGATATCAAAAATAAAGAAGACAATATTTTTAAACCGGATGATACACCTTTGTCTCCTGTTACAAAAGTTGCAGAAGATTGGGATTATGCTCCGTTTTCGGGAGCTGTAGCGAATGGCAGGATTTATGGCAGGGGAGCAATTGATATGAAAGGAATGCTTTTCTCTTTGATGGAATCTATGAATAATCTGATCAGAAACAAACAAATTCAGCAACGTGATATTTATCTGGCATTTGGGTTTGATGAAGAGGTTGGAGGACAAAAAGGAGCCATGCAGATTGCCGGTTATTTTAAAAAGAAAGGATTGAAGTTTGATGCTGTTTATGATGAAGGAGGATTGATTATGCGAAAAGGCAATGTAGCAGGAATAGATTCAGATGTTGCTGTAGTAGGCTGTGCTGAAAAAGGCTTTCTTTCAGCAAAAATAAAAGTGAAAGGTCTTGGCGGGCATTCTTCCATGCCTCCTATGGAAAGTGCAATCGGGAAAGCAGCGGTTATTATGAAGCGGCTTGAAGATGATCAGATGAAGCCTATGATAACCCCTTTGATTAAAGAGTTTTTCGATAATATTGGTGGTGCAATGCCTTTTACGAGCAGGCTCGCAATTGCCAATCAATGGCTTTTAAGACCACTGTTGCTATCAAAACTAACTAAAAATAATACCACTAACGCCCTGGTGCGCACCACTACTGCTCTAACGATGATGAAAGGAAGTGATGGGACAAACGTGCTTTCTCCTGAAGTGGAATTTGTAGTGAATTTCCGATTGCTTCCCGGAAATACGGTAAAAGATGTCAGGGAACATATTGCCAGAGCTACCAAAGGTTTTGATGTTGAGGTGGAAGAAATCGATAATACAAGAGAAGCTTCCGGTATTTCCCCAACCCATACAAAAGCTTTTAAAATGATAGAAGCAGGCGTTAAGGAAATTCATCCCGGGGCAATTGTTACTCCTTATCTTACAATGGCAGGTACTGATGCCGGCAAATATGAGATTGTAAGTAAAAATGTATACAGGTTTATGCCTATTAAAATTACTAGCGCAGAACAGCAAAGTATCCATAGCACAAACGAATATCTTAGTATAGAAAACTATATGAAGATGATCCACTACTTTGAATATATCATGAAGAACTATGATAAATAG
- a CDS encoding asparaginase: MKRKVLLIYTGGTIGMEKDYETGSLRAFDFGNIFEKMPEMKLMECEVFVHPFAKPLDSSDMGPEEWKIIANYIYKNYNDYDGFLILHGTDTMSYTASALSFMLKGLRKPVIMTGSQLPIGDLRTDAKENLLTSLYYASLYENDEAVIQEVAIYFEYKLLRGNRTLKYSAEYFDAYASPNYPILGQSGVHLNIIKDNLFRCDPTIEFHVDEHISEDILFWRIFPGMHLSHFREIPKMKVLILQVFGSGTIFSSERTQETLQEIRNNGTEIVVVSQCISGGISFGKYENSNIFSRIGAISGRDMTAETAITKAMHLIDNPNYPGSFAEHFTKSLCGEITD, translated from the coding sequence ATGAAGCGAAAAGTCCTGCTCATCTATACCGGTGGAACCATCGGAATGGAAAAAGATTATGAAACCGGAAGTCTCCGCGCTTTCGATTTTGGTAATATATTCGAAAAGATGCCTGAAATGAAACTGATGGAATGTGAAGTTTTTGTGCATCCTTTTGCAAAACCACTGGACTCTTCCGATATGGGGCCTGAAGAATGGAAAATCATAGCCAATTATATCTACAAAAATTATAATGATTACGATGGCTTTCTGATCCTTCACGGAACAGATACCATGTCTTATACCGCATCTGCGCTGAGTTTCATGTTAAAAGGACTAAGGAAGCCTGTAATTATGACCGGTTCCCAGCTTCCGATCGGTGATCTGAGGACAGACGCTAAGGAAAACTTGTTGACGAGTCTTTATTATGCGAGTCTTTATGAAAATGATGAAGCCGTTATCCAGGAAGTTGCTATTTATTTTGAATACAAACTGCTGAGAGGAAACAGAACCTTGAAATATTCTGCAGAATATTTTGATGCATATGCCAGTCCGAACTATCCTATTCTCGGGCAATCCGGAGTCCATCTGAATATTATTAAAGATAATCTCTTCCGCTGCGATCCTACTATAGAATTTCATGTTGATGAACATATTTCCGAAGATATTTTATTCTGGAGAATTTTCCCGGGTATGCACCTGAGCCATTTCAGGGAAATCCCGAAAATGAAGGTCCTTATTTTGCAGGTTTTCGGCTCCGGAACCATTTTCAGTAGTGAAAGAACTCAGGAAACCCTTCAGGAAATCAGAAATAACGGAACTGAAATTGTAGTAGTAAGCCAGTGTATTTCAGGAGGAATATCGTTTGGAAAATATGAAAACAGCAATATTTTCTCCAGAATAGGAGCAATCAGCGGCAGGGATATGACTGCTGAAACGGCTATTACCAAAGCGATGCACTTAATAGACAACCCTAATTATCCGGGAAGCTTTGCTGAACACTTCACCAAAAGCCTCTGTGGAGAAATTACAGATTAA